In Lemur catta isolate mLemCat1 chromosome 1, mLemCat1.pri, whole genome shotgun sequence, one DNA window encodes the following:
- the NCLN gene encoding nicalin isoform X1 yields the protein MLEEAGEVLENMLKASCLPLGFIVFLPAVLLLVAPPLPAADAAHEFTVYRMQQYDLQGQPYGTRNAVLNTEARTMDADVLSRRCVLMRLLDFSYEQYQKALRQSAGAVVIILPRAVAAVPQDVVRQFMEIEPEMLAMETVVPVYFAVEDEALLSIYEQTQAASASQGSASAAEVLLHTATANGFQMVTSGVQSKAVSDWLITSVEGRLTGLGGEDLPTIVIVAHYDAFGVAPWLSLGADSNGSGVSVLLELARLFSRLYTYKRTHAAYNLLFFASGGGKFNYQGTKRWLEDNLDHTDSSLLQDNVAFVLCLDTVGRGNSLHLHVSKPPREGTLQHAFLRELETVAAHQFPEVRFSMVHKKINLAEDVLAWEHERFAIRRLPAFTLSHLQSHRDGQRSSIMDVRSRVDSKTLTRNTRIIAEALTRVIYNLTEKGTPPDMPVFTEQMQIQQEQLDSVMDWLTNQPRAAQLVDKDSTFLSTLEHYLSRYLKDVRQHHVKADKRDPEFVFYDQLKQVMNAYRVKPAIFDLLLAVCIGAYLGMAYTAVQHFSLLYKTVQRLLVKAKTQ from the exons ATGCTGGAGGAAGCAGGCGAGGTGCTGGAGAACATGCTGAAGGCGTCGTGCCTGCCACTCGGCTTCATCGTCTTCCTGCCCGCCGTGCTGCTGCTGGTGGCGCCGCCGCTGCCCGCGGCCGACGCGGCGCACGAGTTCACGGTGTATCGCATGCAGCAGTACGACCTGCAGGGCCAGCCCTACG GCACGCGGAACGCCGTGCTGAACACAGAGGCGCGCACGATGGACGCGGATGTGCTGAGCCGCCGCTGCGTCCTCATGCGGCTGCTGGACTTCTCCTACGAGCAGTACCAGAAGGCGCTGCGGCAGTCGGCAGGCGCCGTGGTCATCATCCTGCCGCGGGCCGTGGCGGCCGTGCCCCAGGACGTCGTCCGG CAATTCATGGAGATCGAGCCTGAGATGTTGGCCATGGAGACCGTCGTCCCCGTGTACTTTGCCGTGGAAGACGAGGCCCTGCTCTCCATCTATGAGCAGACCCAggccgcctctgcctcccagggctccGCCTCTGCCGCTGAAG TGCTGCTGCACACGGCCACCGCCAACGGCTTCCAGATGGTCACCAGTGGGGTGCAGAGCAAGGCCGTGAGCGACTGGCTGATCACCAGCGTGGAG GGCCGGCTGACAGGGCTGGGCGGAGAGGACCTTCCCACCATCGTCATCGTCGCCCACTATGACGCCTTCGGAGTGGCCCCA TGGCTGTCGCTGGGCGCGGACTCCAACGGGAGCGGGGTCTCTGTGCTGCTGGAGCTGGCGCGCCTCTTCTCCAGGCTCTACACCTACAAGCGCACCCACGCGGC GTACAACCTCCTGTTCTTTGCTTCTGGGGGGGGCAAGTTCAACTACCAGGGGACCAAGCGCTGGCTGGAAGACAACCTGGACCACACAG ACTCCAGCCTGTTGCAGGACAATGTGGCCTTCGTCCTGTGCCTGGACACGGTGGGCCGCGGGAACAGCCTGCACTTGCACGTGTCGAAGCCGCCGCGTGAGGGCACCCTGCAGCACGCCTTCCTGCGGGAGCTGGAGACA GTGGCGGCGCACCAGTTCCCCGAGGTGCGCTTCTCCATGGTGCACAAGAAGATCAACCTGGCGGAGGATGTGCTGGCCTGGGAGCACGAGCGCTTCGCCATCCGCCGGCTGCCTGCTTTCACCCTGTCCCACCTGCAGAGCCACCGCGATGGCCAGCGCAGCAGCATCATGGACGTGCG GTCCCGGGTGGATTCTAAAACCCTGACCCGCAACACGAGGATCATCGCGGAGGCCCTGACGCGTGTCATCTACAACCTGACGGAGAAG gGGACCCCCCCGGACATGCCGGTGTTCACGGAGCAGATG CAGATCCAGCAGGAGCAGCTGGACTCCGTCATGGACTGGCTGACCAACCAGCCCCGGGCGGCCCAGCTGGTGGACAAGGACAGCACGTTCCTGAGCACACTGGAGCACTACCTGAGCCGCTACCTGAAGGACGTGCGGCAGCACCATGTGAAGGCGGACAAGCG GGACCCAGAGTTCGTCTTCTACGACCAGCTGAAGCAGGTGATGAATGCGTACAG GGTCAAGCCGGCCATCTTTGACCTGCTCCTGGCCGTGTGCATTGGCGCCTACCTCGGGATGGCCTACACGGCCGTGCAG CACTTCAGCCTCCTCTACAAGACGGTTCAGAGGCTGCTCGTGAAGGCCAAGACACAGTGA
- the S1PR4 gene encoding sphingosine 1-phosphate receptor 4, with amino-acid sequence MNATGSPVAPESCQHLAASGHSRLIVLHYNHSGRLAGREGPEEGGLGVLRGLSVAASCLVVVENLLVLAAIVTRMRWRRWVYYCLVNITLSDLLTGAAYLANVLLSGSRTFRLAPAQWFLREGLLFTALAASTFSLLFTAGERFATMVRPVAESRATKTGRVYGFIGLCWLLAALLGLLPLLGWNCVCAFERCSSLLPLYSKRYILFCLVVFACVLAAITGLYGAIFRVVQANGQKAPRPAARRKARRLLKTVLLILAAFVVCWGPLFGLLLADVFGSNVWAQEYLRGMDWILALAVLNSAVNPVIYSFRSREVCRAVLSFLCCGCLRLGLRGPGDCLAKATEAHSGTSTTDSSLRPRDSFRGRSLSFRMREPLSSISSVRSL; translated from the coding sequence GCGAGGGCCCCGAGGAGGGCGGCCTGGGGGTCCTGCGCGGGCTGTCGGTGGCCGCCAGCTGCCTGGTGGTGGTGGAGAACCTGCTGGTGCTGGCGGCCATCGTGACCCGCATGCGGTGGCGGCGCTGGGTCTACTACTGCCTGGTGAACATCACGCTCAGCGACCTGCTCACCGGCGCGGCCTACCTGGCCAACGTGCTGCTGTCGGGCAGCCGCACCTTCCGCCTGGCGCCCGCCCAGTGGTTCCTGCGGGAGGGCCTGCTCTTCACCGCGCTGGCCGCCTCCACCTTCAGCCTGCTCTTCACCGCCGGGGAGCGCTTCGCCACCATGGTGCGGCCGGTGGCCGAGAGCCGGGCCACCAAGACGGGCCGCGTGTACGGCTTCATCGGCCTGTGCTGGCTGCTGGCCGCGCTGCTGGGGCTGCTGCCGCTGCTGGGCTGGAACTGCGTGTGCGCCTTCGAGCGCTGCTCCAGCCTGCTGCCGCTCTACTCCAAGCGCTACATCCTCTTCTGCCTGGTGGTCTTCGCCTGCGTCCTGGCCGCCATCACCGGCCTGTACGGGGCCATCTTCCGCGTCGTGCAGGCCAACGGGCAGAAGGCCCCGCGGCCCGCGGCCCGCCGCAAGGCCCGCCGGCTGCTCAAGACGGTGCTGCTCATCCTGGCGGCCTTCGTGGTGTGCTGGGGGCCGCTCTTCGGCCTGCTGCTGGCCGACGTCTTCGGCTCCAACGTCTGGGCCCAGGAGTACCTGCGCGGCATGGACTGGATCCTGGCGCTGGCCGTGCTCAACTCCGCCGTCAACCCCGTCATCTACTCCTTCCGCAGCCGTGAGGTGTGTCGCGCCGTGCTCAGCTTCCTCTGCTGCGGGTGTCTCAGGCTGGGCCTGCGGGGCCCTGGGGACTGCCTGGCCAAGGCCACCGAGGCGCACTCCGGCACCTCCACCACCGACAGCTCGCTGCGGCCGCGGGACAGCTTCCGGGGCCGGTCGCTCAGCTTTCGGATGCGGGAGCCCCTGTCCAGCATCTCCAGCGTGCGGAGCCTCTGA
- the NCLN gene encoding nicalin isoform X2, translating into MLEEAGEVLENMLKASCLPLGFIVFLPAVLLLVAPPLPAADAAHEFTVYRMQQYDLQGQPYGTRNAVLNTEARTMDADVLSRRCVLMRLLDFSYEQYQKALRQSAGAVVIILPRAVAAVPQDVVRQFMEIEPEMLAMETVVPVYFAVEDEALLSIYEQTQAASASQGSASAAEVLLHTATANGFQMVTSGVQSKAVSDWLITSVEGRLTGLGGEDLPTIVIVAHYDAFGVAPWLSLGADSNGSGVSVLLELARLFSRLYTYKRTHAAYNLLFFASGGGKFNYQGTKRWLEDNLDHTDSSLLQDNVAFVLCLDTVGRGNSLHLHVSKPPREGTLQHAFLRELETVAAHQFPEVRFSMVHKKINLAEDVLAWEHERFAIRRLPAFTLSHLQSHRDGQRSSIMDVRSRVDSKTLTRNTRIIAEALTRVIYNLTEKGTPPDMPVFTEQMIQQEQLDSVMDWLTNQPRAAQLVDKDSTFLSTLEHYLSRYLKDVRQHHVKADKRDPEFVFYDQLKQVMNAYRVKPAIFDLLLAVCIGAYLGMAYTAVQHFSLLYKTVQRLLVKAKTQ; encoded by the exons ATGCTGGAGGAAGCAGGCGAGGTGCTGGAGAACATGCTGAAGGCGTCGTGCCTGCCACTCGGCTTCATCGTCTTCCTGCCCGCCGTGCTGCTGCTGGTGGCGCCGCCGCTGCCCGCGGCCGACGCGGCGCACGAGTTCACGGTGTATCGCATGCAGCAGTACGACCTGCAGGGCCAGCCCTACG GCACGCGGAACGCCGTGCTGAACACAGAGGCGCGCACGATGGACGCGGATGTGCTGAGCCGCCGCTGCGTCCTCATGCGGCTGCTGGACTTCTCCTACGAGCAGTACCAGAAGGCGCTGCGGCAGTCGGCAGGCGCCGTGGTCATCATCCTGCCGCGGGCCGTGGCGGCCGTGCCCCAGGACGTCGTCCGG CAATTCATGGAGATCGAGCCTGAGATGTTGGCCATGGAGACCGTCGTCCCCGTGTACTTTGCCGTGGAAGACGAGGCCCTGCTCTCCATCTATGAGCAGACCCAggccgcctctgcctcccagggctccGCCTCTGCCGCTGAAG TGCTGCTGCACACGGCCACCGCCAACGGCTTCCAGATGGTCACCAGTGGGGTGCAGAGCAAGGCCGTGAGCGACTGGCTGATCACCAGCGTGGAG GGCCGGCTGACAGGGCTGGGCGGAGAGGACCTTCCCACCATCGTCATCGTCGCCCACTATGACGCCTTCGGAGTGGCCCCA TGGCTGTCGCTGGGCGCGGACTCCAACGGGAGCGGGGTCTCTGTGCTGCTGGAGCTGGCGCGCCTCTTCTCCAGGCTCTACACCTACAAGCGCACCCACGCGGC GTACAACCTCCTGTTCTTTGCTTCTGGGGGGGGCAAGTTCAACTACCAGGGGACCAAGCGCTGGCTGGAAGACAACCTGGACCACACAG ACTCCAGCCTGTTGCAGGACAATGTGGCCTTCGTCCTGTGCCTGGACACGGTGGGCCGCGGGAACAGCCTGCACTTGCACGTGTCGAAGCCGCCGCGTGAGGGCACCCTGCAGCACGCCTTCCTGCGGGAGCTGGAGACA GTGGCGGCGCACCAGTTCCCCGAGGTGCGCTTCTCCATGGTGCACAAGAAGATCAACCTGGCGGAGGATGTGCTGGCCTGGGAGCACGAGCGCTTCGCCATCCGCCGGCTGCCTGCTTTCACCCTGTCCCACCTGCAGAGCCACCGCGATGGCCAGCGCAGCAGCATCATGGACGTGCG GTCCCGGGTGGATTCTAAAACCCTGACCCGCAACACGAGGATCATCGCGGAGGCCCTGACGCGTGTCATCTACAACCTGACGGAGAAG gGGACCCCCCCGGACATGCCGGTGTTCACGGAGCAGATG ATCCAGCAGGAGCAGCTGGACTCCGTCATGGACTGGCTGACCAACCAGCCCCGGGCGGCCCAGCTGGTGGACAAGGACAGCACGTTCCTGAGCACACTGGAGCACTACCTGAGCCGCTACCTGAAGGACGTGCGGCAGCACCATGTGAAGGCGGACAAGCG GGACCCAGAGTTCGTCTTCTACGACCAGCTGAAGCAGGTGATGAATGCGTACAG GGTCAAGCCGGCCATCTTTGACCTGCTCCTGGCCGTGTGCATTGGCGCCTACCTCGGGATGGCCTACACGGCCGTGCAG CACTTCAGCCTCCTCTACAAGACGGTTCAGAGGCTGCTCGTGAAGGCCAAGACACAGTGA